A genomic segment from Lytechinus variegatus isolate NC3 chromosome 10, Lvar_3.0, whole genome shotgun sequence encodes:
- the LOC121422334 gene encoding leucine-rich repeat-containing protein 14B-like produces MARCLFKARSLAEKESMLKEEIVRGTTRILSLVDASSLVVTGNLNLTLYALKVIPRHLYPVLLAASLRRGLVVSTKAIIGSWPFASLNFPALHNYSDIPSIQQADEQHDHPALAAAIAISEQKDCRIEDVDLTSLNISDRTNDLFLNTLLKGRQAETQESKCEKQHRSASSKEHKGLRILMNSRVTGQGIKAFFKKRSQLQAVNIHVRNKRLWVDQCGTELVERVLTFVEKEGTTELNLSYNSLRNEGLRRILPFIQQFPALTVLCLQYNTLNLTKDHDNSVVTSLSSTLQHLPRLRYLNLTANRITRKLAEILRIVEQPLILLDVTCCMLSKEDIAYLAGSCHCQGMQHLLLRDNYDFGRNWDVAERLLRNVADNLVELDLEHCNLGQIQGFAGQLAILAPRFKCLRSLEIQRNFLRARDQINVVVEYGNCPSMEMLRLSFPVQEDDVFVVEDEGRTDPEWFENVCRKRKAETRHHQSSSTDCKQIIVFVYQEDFVSHSAETQFTFSI; encoded by the exons ATGGCACGTTGCCTGTTCAAAGCCCGCTCTCTTGCTGAAAAAGAATCCATGCTGAAAGAAGAGATAGTACGAGGAACGACCCGCATTCTTTCTCTCGTCGATGCTTCTTCTCTGGTAGTGACTGGGAACTTGAACCTGACCTTGTATGCTCTCAAGGTCATTCCGCGTCATTTGTATCCTGTATTATTGGCTGCAAGTTTACGGAGGGGTCTGGTTGTTTCTACGAAGGCCATCATCGGTTCCTGGCCATTTGCATCACTCAACTTTCCAGCCCTTCATAATTATTCTGA TATTCCTAGTATCCAACAAGCCGATGAACAGCATGATCATCCAGCCCTAGCTGCTGCTATCGCCATATCGGAGCAGAAAGATTGCAGAATCGAAGATGTTGACCTCACCTCTCTCAACATTA GTGACAGAACCAATGATTTGTTCTTGAATACCTTATTGAAGGGAAGACAAGCTGAAACACAGGAATCAAAATGTGAGAAGCAACACAGAAGCGCATCGTCAAAAG AGCACAAAGGACTGAGAATTCTGATGAACTCGAGGGTAACCGGTCAAGGAATCAAGGCCTTCTTTAAGAAGAGGAGCCAACTCCAAGctgtcaatatacatgtacgtaacaAGAGACTCTGGGTTGACCAATGTGGGACAGAACTGGTTGAGAGAGTCTTGACTTTTGTTGAAAAAGAG GGAACAACCGAGCTTAACTTGAGCTACAACAGCCTTAGAAATGAGGGTCTTCGAAGGATCTTGCCTTTTATTCAGCAGTTTCCAGCACTGACTGTACTCTGTCTTCAGTACAATACCCTGAACTTGACAAAAGATCATGACAACTCAGTAGTGACCAGTTTATCGTCTACATTGCAACATCTTCCCCGTTTGAGGTATCTCAACTTAACTGCGAATCGTATAACCAGGAAATTAGCAGAAATACTGAGAATAGTGGAGCAGCCATTGATTCTCCTTGATGTGACCTGCTGCATGCTATCTAAAGAAGATATCGCTTATCTCGCTGGGTCTTGTCATTGTCAAGGTATGCAACACCTGCTCTTGAGGGATAACTATGACTTTGGGCGCAACTGGGATGTAGCTGAGAGACTCCTCCGGAACGTTGCTGACAACCTGGTAGAGCTTGATTTAGAGCACTGCAACCTTGGACAAATTCAAGGTTTTGCTGGACAACTTGCCATCCTGGCGCCAAGATTCAAATGCTTGAGGTCTCTGGAGATCCAGCGGAATTTCTTAAGAGCTAGGGATCAGATCAATGTGGTTGTGGAATATGGTAACTGCCCTTCAATGGAGATGCTTCGATTGTCTTTCCCAGTCCAAGAGGATGATGTTTTTGTGGTGGAAGATGAAGGTAGGACTGATCCGGAATGGTTTGAGAATGTTTGCAGGAAAAGGAAAGCTGAAACTAGGCATCATCAATCAAGCAGTACTGATTGTAAACAAATAATTGTCTTCGTATATCAAGAAGACTTTGTATCCCATTCAGCtgaaacacaatttacattttcaatttga
- the LOC121422335 gene encoding transmembrane protein 130-like isoform X2, protein MVLLLSHRTQSQTWTWFLCPCLTLMIWLGQADSGRSAAATPALLVAEEYGHDGDGVRGVSTAAGRHMSDDTAAEERANANVGMLTDERHLYGQDIEINSHKKEAKEHTVAVTNDGPVLLGSIATFVATVSTDPSILKDANKNRVFVWTGPPKYLPQIMFSADTCTIEIPLDMSLKPGEMTITVTVHEGELGPLVGVSNSSIKVTDTINGKISLSSSAYPQCNVSNPSCSIPTKTNLTIEADLYDPSYFLEDALLFYKWNMGNGVTMRTTSPELVYSFPSKGDYNITANITALKDKGGELRRINGSWWRTIKVLDAITNLTIASRSSSVQVGNRESVNITCNGSLPVELCLTVDEPSSEWSNQTNTTCEMVVGDVCRTTFTYIFHSLGEYTFQAAATNNVSFAVNVSTIHAHAPALPPQSLTAITVAVIAGLCMTSFALISFIQHVRRSRERHVEVANFDFQFREHTNSFVRTRKGLLTWTRSPSENSSLKTKSRYNFYS, encoded by the exons ATGGTGTTGTTACTGTCGCATCGTACTCAGTCTCAGACTTGGACTTGGTTTCTTTGCCCCTGTCTAACGTTAATGATTTGGCTTGGACAGGCGGACAGTGGACGTTCCGCAGCCGCTACTCCCGCGCTGCTTGTGGCAGAGGAATACGGTCATGATGGCGATGGGGTGCGAGGTGTATCTACAGCTGCTGGGAGGCATATGTCTGATGACACTGCAGCTGAAGAAAGAGCGAATGCTAATGTTGGAATGCTGACTGACGAACGCCACTTATATGGTCAGGATATTGAAATTAATTCACATAAAAAGGAAG cCAAAGAACACACTGTTGCCGTCACCAACGATGGTCCTGTGCTTTTAGGCTCCATCGCAACGTTTGTGGCGACAGTTTCTACTGATCCCTCCATACTGAAGGATGCAAATAAAAATCGGGTCTTCGTTTGGACCGGTCCTCCCAAGTATCTTCCACAGATCATGTTCAGTGCAGACACCTGTACGATAGAAATACCATTAGATATGAGCTTGAAGCCAGGGGAGATGACGATAACAGTAACGGTCCATGAAGGTGAACTTGGGCCACTGGTTGGAGTATCAAATTCAAGCATAAAAGTCACTG ATACTATAAATGGCAAGATCTCGTTGAGCTCCAGTGCCTACCCACAATGCAATGTGAGCAATCCTTCCTGTAGTATACCTACGAAGACAAACTTGACCATAGAAGCTGATCTCTATGACCCTAGTTACTTCTTGGAGGATGCCCTCCTTTTCTACAAATGGAACATGGGAAATGGGGTGACCATGAGAACAACATCA CCTGAATTAGTCTACAGTTTTCCTTCAAAGGGAGACTATAACATCACAGCTAATATCACAGCTCTCAAGGATAAGGGAGGGGAGTTGAGAAGGATAAATGGTTCCTGGTGGAGAACCATCAAAGTATTAG ACGCTATTACAAATTTAACTATCGCAAGTCGCTCGTCATCCGTCCAAGTTGGCAACAGGGAGTCCGTCAATATAACCTGCAATGGAAG TCTACCCGTCGAGCTATGTTTGACCGTTGATGAACCGTCCAGTGAATGGTCAAACCAGACCAACACCACGTGTGAGATGGTGGTCGGTGACGTGTGTCGGACCACTTTCACTTACATCTTCCATTCTTTAGGAGAGTACACATTCCAGGCAGCAGCCACGAATAACGTCAGTTTTGCAGTCAATGTGTCTACGATACACGCCCATGCTCCGG CACTCCCGCCGCAATCACTGACTGCCATAACAGTAGCCGTCATTGCCGGGCTTTGCATGACGAGCTTCGCCCTTATTTCCTTCATCCAACACGTGCGCAGGAGCAGGGAACGGCACGTCGAGGTTGCCAACTTTGACTTCCAGTTCAGGGAGCACACCAATTCGTTTGTAAGGACACGAAAGGGTCTCTTGACCTGGACGCGATCTCCCAGTGAAAACAGCTCTTTGAAGACAAAGTCAAGATACAACTTTTATTCCTGA
- the LOC121422335 gene encoding transmembrane protein 130-like isoform X1 produces the protein MVLLLSHRTQSQTWTWFLCPCLTLMIWLGQADSGRSAAATPALLVAEEYGHDGDGVRGVSTAAGRHMSDDTAAEERANANVGMLTDERHLYGQDIEINSHKKEAKEHTVAVTNDGPVLLGSIATFVATVSTDPSILKDANKNRVFVWTGPPKYLPQIMFSADTCTIEIPLDMSLKPGEMTITVTVHEGELGPLVGVSNSSIKVTDTINGKISLSSSAYPQCNVSNPSCSIPTKTNLTIEADLYDPSYFLEDALLFYKWNMGNGVTMRTTSQPELVYSFPSKGDYNITANITALKDKGGELRRINGSWWRTIKVLDAITNLTIASRSSSVQVGNRESVNITCNGSLPVELCLTVDEPSSEWSNQTNTTCEMVVGDVCRTTFTYIFHSLGEYTFQAAATNNVSFAVNVSTIHAHAPALPPQSLTAITVAVIAGLCMTSFALISFIQHVRRSRERHVEVANFDFQFREHTNSFVRTRKGLLTWTRSPSENSSLKTKSRYNFYS, from the exons ATGGTGTTGTTACTGTCGCATCGTACTCAGTCTCAGACTTGGACTTGGTTTCTTTGCCCCTGTCTAACGTTAATGATTTGGCTTGGACAGGCGGACAGTGGACGTTCCGCAGCCGCTACTCCCGCGCTGCTTGTGGCAGAGGAATACGGTCATGATGGCGATGGGGTGCGAGGTGTATCTACAGCTGCTGGGAGGCATATGTCTGATGACACTGCAGCTGAAGAAAGAGCGAATGCTAATGTTGGAATGCTGACTGACGAACGCCACTTATATGGTCAGGATATTGAAATTAATTCACATAAAAAGGAAG cCAAAGAACACACTGTTGCCGTCACCAACGATGGTCCTGTGCTTTTAGGCTCCATCGCAACGTTTGTGGCGACAGTTTCTACTGATCCCTCCATACTGAAGGATGCAAATAAAAATCGGGTCTTCGTTTGGACCGGTCCTCCCAAGTATCTTCCACAGATCATGTTCAGTGCAGACACCTGTACGATAGAAATACCATTAGATATGAGCTTGAAGCCAGGGGAGATGACGATAACAGTAACGGTCCATGAAGGTGAACTTGGGCCACTGGTTGGAGTATCAAATTCAAGCATAAAAGTCACTG ATACTATAAATGGCAAGATCTCGTTGAGCTCCAGTGCCTACCCACAATGCAATGTGAGCAATCCTTCCTGTAGTATACCTACGAAGACAAACTTGACCATAGAAGCTGATCTCTATGACCCTAGTTACTTCTTGGAGGATGCCCTCCTTTTCTACAAATGGAACATGGGAAATGGGGTGACCATGAGAACAACATCA CAGCCTGAATTAGTCTACAGTTTTCCTTCAAAGGGAGACTATAACATCACAGCTAATATCACAGCTCTCAAGGATAAGGGAGGGGAGTTGAGAAGGATAAATGGTTCCTGGTGGAGAACCATCAAAGTATTAG ACGCTATTACAAATTTAACTATCGCAAGTCGCTCGTCATCCGTCCAAGTTGGCAACAGGGAGTCCGTCAATATAACCTGCAATGGAAG TCTACCCGTCGAGCTATGTTTGACCGTTGATGAACCGTCCAGTGAATGGTCAAACCAGACCAACACCACGTGTGAGATGGTGGTCGGTGACGTGTGTCGGACCACTTTCACTTACATCTTCCATTCTTTAGGAGAGTACACATTCCAGGCAGCAGCCACGAATAACGTCAGTTTTGCAGTCAATGTGTCTACGATACACGCCCATGCTCCGG CACTCCCGCCGCAATCACTGACTGCCATAACAGTAGCCGTCATTGCCGGGCTTTGCATGACGAGCTTCGCCCTTATTTCCTTCATCCAACACGTGCGCAGGAGCAGGGAACGGCACGTCGAGGTTGCCAACTTTGACTTCCAGTTCAGGGAGCACACCAATTCGTTTGTAAGGACACGAAAGGGTCTCTTGACCTGGACGCGATCTCCCAGTGAAAACAGCTCTTTGAAGACAAAGTCAAGATACAACTTTTATTCCTGA